Within Homo sapiens chromosome 2, GRCh38.p14 Primary Assembly, the genomic segment CCAAGGAGGCATTTTTGCAGTCCAAGGAAGGAggggccaaaaaataaaaagcataataaaCACCCAGACtgttttgtatacatatataacaaacaaaACCGGAAGAGAAAAAGGGGGCGATCATGAGATCTCGTTCATACTGTGGTGgtgtttcgtttttgtttttgtttttaaagaagggTGAAGATGCCTGACGCACGAAAACTGCACTCGTGAGGTTTTTCCACCCTGAGATGACCTACACGGCAGCGGTGGACAGCACCTGCCTCGTCTTCTCCtctttgaaaaaaagagagagagagagtcccctttcctttcactttctcCCTCCAAAACAGCTGCCTAAAGAGATCCACGGAAACTTTATTTCCTGGGAGCGACCtgagagaaaacagaggcaccAGGTTCCATCAGGGGACGACACCGTGCTCTGGGACCCTGTTTTTCTTGGCCATATTAAAGTCATTTGGAAACAAATCAACTCTGAAATGGGAAGGAGGGGGGAAAAAcagtctccaagaaaaaaataattatattgacaGCTTCTGAAACTAACAGACTGAATagcaaagccaaaagaaaagTATCCTCAAAGTAACCTTGGAAATAAAAGGATCGGGAAGGagcagagggagagggggaaCGTCCGCTGAGGAGTGGCGAGAGGCCCCGGCCGAGTCGGGTCGCGGGCGGGCGGGCGAACTGGGAGCAGAGCGGGGGCCCAGCCAGCGAGGCCGCCGAGCCAGGCCCGGCCGCGTACCCAGGCTTTGACGGCTGCCATTCAGGGTGGACGATGCCTAAAGATTCCACcgctaatattttttttattaatattttttattttttatttctggactgACTCAGATAAAGGAATTTAGAAAGACTGAGCACCAGCCGCTGCACTTCTCTGGACTTCTCTCCTCAATCCGTTGCCAACTTTGATTGAATGGGTGCTGTGGATGTGATTATATAATACTGCCATTTCCAAGCAGTGTTTTTGGTAGGTTTTAATAAACAGACTTTTCAAAAGACGGCAATATAGAATTGTTAGATCCGTTGTTgatctaaaaatatttgctttatattttcattaaatgacttcttttaatattttattcagaataCTTATGAACTGCTGCAAAACggtaatttatttttccccagatCTTGTATTACGTGTTTTTTTCAGACGAGcacaaatcaaaatgaaatgaaaatatggaCAGTTGTTAGGTAATAAGGGTATCTTTTGATGTGATCATTTGATTGTAATTTAATTTGAGTAGTGATTCCGTAAGAGCTGAtcgagaaaataaatttgttagaATGAAATAGTCTGTGTCTGATGCGTAAACACTGTGTGGGAAGAAAAgagttctttaagaaatatttttttactaATGAAAATCCCTAAGTAATAGCGTTGAGGAAGTAGAGCCTGCTCCACTTAAGGTACTTTTGGAAATCTAGAGTAAAGCATAGGCATTGCTGAGACAGCTAGTATTTTAACATAGTAGTCACTCCTCGATAATCCATAAATTCACAATATTTTTCTCTCCCTTAATTTTAGTGGATGTCTTTAGTGTTTTCAGGTGAGATTGCCTAAATATTAACCCTTTTCTTGGCGATACCTGTGTTTCTTATCGAAAGATTGAACGATATCACCAGTAAAAATGAGCCAACTGGCTATTAATGGTTAATACAGCCCCTCCCCCCAAGTtcagcttcttttttcttctcctgtccCCCTCCCAACATGTtcctgtctcttttctctttttctcaagaCTATAGTTGTTAGGAGTCGCTTATAagtcttataaaatattttgatatcaaTTACTTCCCATCAATAACtatatgtaattaaatttaaattattaagctttttgggttttttccccCCGTAATAAAAGAATATAGTTCTAAAATCCTGATTATGGTCCACACTGCATACCATCTGTGCAATTACCAACTCAGACTTAAGGttctatatttctgtgtttttgtctCTCCCCAGTATGATTCTATATCTTCTTTACTGGTGCTGGGGGTTTTAGGTCACCTTTTACATAAACCCTGCAGAGTGGTCACATTGATCAAGTTAATGTTTCAATATTTACAATGTGGGAAAATGAAAGTGTAATGCCTCAGGTTGTGAGTACTTAAGACGCTAAAGGCTCGGCTTAGTTGAGTCCCTATATATTGTACTTAAAAGTATTTAGCAGTGGTAGAGCAACGATTTTATAGACAAATTCCCCCCAATCTCACTTAGCTGTCActcactttttttcctccttctctcatcTTCACTCCCTCTCCCTGTGATATCAATGCAGGGGTTAAAAAACCCGGAAAACTGTGAGAGCAACAAGGCACAGTTATTTCTCCCAGACAGGCCCTGTGTCACTTTCATAAATCAAACCCAGCCAGATGGCCATGTATTGGGTTGCATTATTTTAAACACCAAATCGTACTAAAAATCACAATCATTTTGATTTGTGAAATCTGAAAAAGGCCACATATAttaaacagagagaagaaaaaaatgaagacaagaaaCCACAATTTACTTTTCTTTGCCTTCTTGTTCCCTATTTCTCTTGCTGCTGTAATCCCTATGCCCAGCAAATTTACAacctggagtgggggtgggggagaagttCACCATTTTGGGGGTGTCTAGAGAGGCAAGCAAAGAAGTCCTCATTGGAAAGCTGAGGACTGGTCAGGTTGTTTTTATGTGGTGGATACTACTGGCACGtgagatggaatcttgttttTCCTATGGGAATGGTGGTGGTTGATTAGACAAGTAATAggtctattaaaaaaatttcaggagGTATCTACTTAGTTGATTTAGCTGACAACAAAAGAGCTAACATTAGATTTCACACTGTTTTCTATTAAAAAGCAAACTTTGCTGATTACTTTGGAAGAATCCCTGATTTGGGGGTAGCAGAGTAACTTTTAATTGGAGAAGCTGGGAAAGCAAAcccattttgtttcattatttgcattttataaagtGAGCTAATGCTTGCActccattttttttaatcaacccTTTCAATGTAATTACAAAATGAAATTCATGGTTGAAAAACAAAAGAGGGCAGATATAACTGAGAGGTTTTGTGCTAAGGCTTATATTGTTACAcatgtaaataatgaaaatattgttaTATATCACCAGATCTTTTTAATGAATTTGGTCATTGTGTTCCTTTGCAGTGCAAGTGTCTTGTGCTTCGTAAAGTGCCCATTTGTTTCCTCCATTTCAATCCAACCCCCCCTCCCCTTCCAACCCAAAGGAAAGTGACAAAGTTCTGTTCCATCAGCCTTGCTAATCCCAAGCTAGGCCCACTTACAGTTTACAGTCTCCTGTGGCTCTTGATCAGTTGTCCAAGCCTCCGTCGCTCCCACAACCATCTTCCCCTGGCAAGTCTGTGCGATAAATCATTCAAGGTGTATTGAAAATAGTCACTTTGCTATTGttgctctgcctttttttttttttttttttttttttttttagtacttagCCAAGGACTACTTCTTTGTTCCGAAGAGAACTGTTCGTTATTGATCTTAGCGATTCCCTTTGCTGCCCTGTAGCCTCCAGTGTTTGCTCATGACCATGCTCATAATCTGTTTTGTATGAATGGTTTTGAACATTCAGAGAATAATTGGTTCTAATATTAAATGCAGTATATACTATTGATAGTTTTATCGATaagtgtaatattttaaataattttaacaattaaatttgttttttaaattatatatttgtaaagtATTTATCCTGTTGAAAGCAACAATATATTGTTGTATTTATTcgtttatttttgtaataaatgaTCAACCTCTTCAAGCTAAATCAAAAAtgatacttttatatatttatacaaaaatgtaCTTTAAGAGACGGGCATATTTGCACTAATTTGTATGTAAATTGAGTAAAATCCATTAATAACTTGTAGCTTTCAGTACTAAATTGAAGGAAGAAACATTCTCTCCACATGGAGTTTAGTTTGCCCAAGTTCCAGGGTAATTAATCAACTCTAAAATGGATGCAACAAGTATTGGCACTGGATGCAGACttgaaattaattatttaaaaggtGGACCTGATtgtttttttaaggcagaaagacagaaattaaagaattttcttctttcatgaaATGCACGTGGCTGGCTGCAAGGATTAGAGCAGATGCTATGTTTCAGTGATAACCTAATACCTGACTGTGCTCAGACATCTACGTTGGGAAAGGGAGTTGTAATAAGagttgggagtttgaggttatCAGTGACCCAGAAACAAGGTGATGTGAAAAAAGAAGAGTTGTGCtagactgaagaaaaaaaattagatgatctATAAAATGACTGTGAGTGGAGAAGCCCTTTGTCCTAGTCCAGCTACTAACAGCATAAGCAATCAGCACAggtgttgttgtcgttgttgttgctgctgctgctgttgttgttgttgagtgaCGCATGTGAGAAGCGTGGGGCAACCTCTCAGGCTCTCCAAGTTCTGTAGGTCGGTTGGTCATCTCAGCTCCTCAGGGCTGCTGGTCTGAGGGCCTGAAGTTCACCCATGTGACCTCCTGGGTGCAGGATCCTCACGGTAGGCTTGACGTTGATTTCAATAAGGAAAGCAGAAGCCTCTGCGTTTGCATCCTGAACTTTGCAGCCTAGGAAAGGAAATAGTGCGCAGGCtggaggagctgggggtgggggcagcggAGATAGCAGGAGGGGTACTTGTGTAATCAGATTCTTTGATTTTGTTAGCCTGGCTCATGGCCTATTAATTAGATTactctctctttcattcttgatttCACATCCGTGTTTGTTCCTGTATCCTAAAATGCGGGCGCGAGCTTGGCGAGCAGGAGCCTATGATGTCACTGCCGGCCAGAGGCGGCCGCCTGGCCTTCTGGCGGGCTGTGCGCTGCGTTCTTGATGAGTCCGGTCTTCCTCAAGGAAGAGTTGGCTCTGGAAGTGACCTCAGAGGGGTCTGGGAAGAGGGCAACAGTCATTCTCTTGGCGGCACGATGTGTGCGCtagtgtgtgcgcgcgcgtgccgTGTGCATGTGGGTGCGCGTGAGGGGAGGGGGAAGCGGAAATTCGCAGTCTGGACCCCGAAGCCCTAGGGGTACAGGCGACGGGGTCAGGTGTAAGGCCTGCCTCCGGTGAAAACCCCGGATCAGAAGAGGCGGAGGGGGAGGGGGACCCGAGGCAGCCGGGCGTCCAAAGCTCGCTTCTCTCcgggagggagggcagggctgggcgcggAGGTGGGGCGGTGGCGGTCGCGGTGGGGCGGCCGGGTCCCTGCTCGGCCCGGCACGGCCGGGCGGCCAGACTGTGGCAGCTGCTGTGGGTCCCACAAGTTGTTTTCCTCGTGGCGACCATTCAGCAAAACGCACGAACCTTTCTCAAAGATTTAAATTTCGCGGATGAATTACCATACACCCGTTGCTTAGCAACTAAATTCAAGCAGGGCTAAGAATATGCAAGCTTTTTGTATTCTCATTAATAAAAATGCCACTCTGACACAGCAACCCGACtttggatcactgcaacttctgtaAAAGCCGTAGGAGAATACAAACCGATCCTGCCTTTCAATTACAGATCAAAATGGCTTGAAACGCGATGTTTTGTTCATCTATCTTCCTAAAAAGCGATGGAAAAAATAACGGCTTTCAAGAGCAatagtaaattctttttttttttaatggagttgtctATCGGGGTTACTGATAATTGTCAACTGAACCCTTTTGAAACACAGGTTTAAATAAACCTTTTCATAAACATGTCCACTCTCTCCCTCAGTCCCTCCTACCCTCTGATCCTGTTCTTCCCCAGCCtcataataacaattattattattattattattattattattattattattattattattctggaAACGCTCAGGCCTGTGGAGCCCTAGAGACTAAAGGGCAGTCAGCAGAGTAATGAGCAAACCTGGGGGCTGGAGAAAGTCCAAGGAATTGAGGAGCGAAGGAAAGGGAAACTTCTGAAAGTTTCCCTGGAAGGTTGAGGGAGTTGCTGGAGGCTGGAGTCGGCTCAGGTTCCAGAGGTTCTGGCGATAACTTTCTGCAGGGCTTGTGGAAGGAAAGGTAGAAATGCCTGTGGGTCTCTGCGCGACGTTTGCGGATTTTCCGTTCTGGGGGTGCAGCCTCCTCCCAGGAGAATTGAGTTGCCGCCCACGCTGCTGACGGTGGAGTTCAGAGGGGCTGAGTTCAAGGCCTGGCTGACCCGGGCTTTCTCTGAAATCCACCTCTCTGCTGCCCAGGGCCCTGGAGCCCTGGAGCGGAGGACAAAGTAAAGACGGATCTGGACCCGTGACCCCTTGGGTCTTCCCGGACTGTGGCCCAGCCCACAGACCAGGGCCCGAAATTGAGGTGGGGGGCGTACTCTGTTTGTCTTCCCGAAGGATGCGGCGCGTGGAAGGAGATGCGCTGACTTGTTCCAACCCATAACCTTTCGCTCGGGTCCCCATGTGCGGGCAGAAGAAGTCAGAGCGGAACAGCCTAGTGCACTGGCAGGGCTCATTGTCTGGGAAGACACCGAGGTCTAGGCAGCTGGGACTGCGGAGTGGAGGCAAGGCCGGAGGCGGCCGGCGGCTTTGTGGAAGTTTCGCGCCGCCAGGCCCTGCGCGCCGCACGGGGCGGTGGAGTTCTTGGGCAGCCCCCGGCGCTTGGCCCACGCCTCCGCTTCCCGCGTGTGGGAAACTCGAGCACCCTACAGGCACCAGGGTAAACTGCCTGTGCCTGGCCCGGTGAGGGTCGCTCCCCCAGGCCCCGTCTCCGCCCGAGGACTGCAGGCCTAGGCCTGCGGGGAGATCCTGAGACCGCGGTGTGCGGGCGCCGGCAGCAGGGCAAGGCAGGGACTGTGCCCAGTCCGCCCGCCAAGGAGATCGCACGCCGGCTTCGCTTCTGAAGCTGCAGACGGAGGCCGTGGTGAGCCTTAGAAAGATCCCGGGACAAAGGCGAAACCCCAGATTAATCCCCATAAGATTCCTAGGAGCCATTCCCCCTTCCCCCCGCACTTTGGCAAACATGAGAACTTTAGAGGTGCCGCGTCCCCAAGTCAGCCTGGACGCTTAAACCCCACAACTGACTCCATGTAACCCGATTTCTTTCTAGTGAGTACCAAGAAACAGTGGAACTGAAACCATAAGTGGAAATATTTGCTGTATTATAACATGCTCAGAGGCATTAGAGTTggttttttttccagtaaaacaTACATAATAAACAGGGAGCcatttatttacaaatacaaatGTCCTAGACAAGCCACATTCCATGTATGTAATTCATTAatggaatttgttcatttttcttcctttggaaacagaatttttgctttaaaaaatggcTTGGTCttggggaggaggtgggtgggagagTAGTTTACCTGATCTTTGAAAAGGGAGAAGTGTCCAGCCAATTCCTGTTTCGAAAGAATgctaaacaatataaaataaccttttaaaatagaTGGAgaggcttttgttttcttttttactcttcaGAAAAGAAGTTTGTTAGTTGTAGTTGCTGTCACAGAATTGCCCAGTGGAAATGGACTGTTAATATCACCCTAGTTGAcacgtgcgtgtgtgtctgtgtgcgcgCACATGCGTGTGaacaaaattgcattttaaatgtcTTAAGCTGGATGGGAATCTACCAAAATTGTATCTGTAAAATATACTCAATTGCCACAGTTTTAGAAATGTCTGTGGAAATGTCCCCACCGGCCTGCCTCCTTCCTGAGAGTTTATATCTAGGTAGAGTGTTAGGTGATGACTTCCTAGTCACCGGTATGCCAGGATTAGTTACCTGGCGAAACTGAGTCTGGTCTTTAATTCAAGAAGTTTTCTCTAAGTGAATCTCCTTTCCCTATAAGTTGATAGAGGGGTGTTGTTTGAGGGAGAGTTGTCCAGAGGAAGGTGGAATCAAGTGTGAATCATCTGTGTGACCCAGTGAGCAgtgaataaatatgaaaagtgCAGAATACACCTGAGGTATGTCTGGAGCTTTGTAAGGTCCTAACACTAGACATGATTACATAGGACAAAAAGAATGATCACTGCTGCCCATGTTTCTTTATTGTAGCTACAAAATAATGGAATGGACATTGAGATGGaagcaaaaactttttaaattttttttcttttaaagaaaagggaCAAGAGGTGTTCTGATGAGCTTCCTGGGAGACCACACATTAGCTCTGTCCTGCAGGACTGCCTCTCCGCATAAGGCAAGCCCATTAAGTCGGCTGGAACATTGCACACTGAAATAGAATAGAtgttcatttcaaagaattttcctTGAGCcagcaataaaataaaaggtgacAAAACCCACCACGCTCATTGTACCCAGGTTTAGACAGGGAAACTTCCAGGTGTGAGGGGGGCTAGCCAGATTTGTTCCTTTCTGCCCCTATCAAGGTCTCAGAAGGAGGGTGAGTCTGTGTTTCACTTACATTTCCAAGGTTGAAAACTCTCCTgcagagttaaaaataaattaaataggt encodes:
- the LOC124908045 gene encoding uncharacterized protein LOC124908045 encodes the protein MFAKVRGEGGMAPRNLMGINLGFRLCPGIFLRLTTASVCSFRSEAGVRSPWRADWAQSLPCPAAGARTPRSQDLPAGLGLQSSGGDGAWGSDPHRARHRQFTLVPVGCSSFPHAGSGGVGQAPGAAQELHRPVRRAGPGGAKLPQSRRPPPALPPLRSPSCLDLGVFPDNEPCQCTRLFRSDFFCPHMGTRAKGYGLEQVSASPSTRRILREDKQSTPPTSISGPGLWAGPQSGKTQGVTGPDPSLLCPPLQGSRALGSREVDFRESPGQPGLELSPSELHRQQRGRQLNSPGRRLHPQNGKSANVAQRPTGISTFPSTSPAESYRQNLWNLSRLQPPATPSTFQGNFQKFPFPSLLNSLDFLQPPGLLITLLTAL